The following are encoded in a window of Sorex araneus isolate mSorAra2 chromosome 11, mSorAra2.pri, whole genome shotgun sequence genomic DNA:
- the PRLHR gene encoding prolactin-releasing peptide receptor produces MAASLPTRRPAVSTFLAGLPSVAAAPANQSAEPAPGNESTAGPSAAAVTPFQSLQLVHQLKGLIVLLYSVVVVVGLVGNCLLVFVIARVRRLHSVTNFLIGNLALSDVLMCAACVPLTLAYAFEPRGWVFGGGLCHLVFFLQPVTVYVSVFTLTTIAVDRYVVLVHPLRRRMSLRLSACAVLGIWALSAVLALPAALHTYHVELRPHGVRLCEEFWGAQERQRQLYAWALLLVTYLLPLLVILLSYARVSVKLRNRVVPGCVTQSQADWHRARRRRTFCLLLLVVVVFALCWLPLHVFNLLRDLDPRAIDPYAFGLVQLLCHWLAMSSACYNPFIYAWLHDSFREELRKLWLAWPRKIAPHGQSMTVSVVI; encoded by the coding sequence ATGGCGGCGTCCCTGCCCACCCGCCGCCCGGCGGTGTCCACCTTCCTCGCCGGGCTGCCGTCCGTGGCCGCGGCTCCCGCCAACCAGAGCGCAGAGCCCGCGCCGGGCAACGAGTCCACGGCGGGCCCCAGCGCCGCGGCCGTCACGCCCTTCCAGAGCCTGCAGCTGGTGCACCAGCTCAAGGGGCTGATCGTGCTGCTCTACAGCGTCGTGGTGGTCGTGGGGCTGGTGGGCAATTGCCTGCTGGTGTTCGTGATCGCGCGGGTGCGGCGGCTGCACAGCGTCACCAACTTCCTCATCGGCAACCTGGCGCTGTCCGACGTGCTCATGTGCGCCGCGTGCGTGCCGCTCACGCTGGCCTACGCCTTCGAGCCGCGCGGCTGGGTGTTCGGCGGCGGCCTGTGCCACCTGGTCTTCTTCCTGCAGCCCGTGACGGTGTACGTGTCGGTGTTCACGCTCACCACCATCGCCGTGGACCGCTACGTCGTGCTGGTGCACCCGCTGCGCCGCCGCATGTCGCTGCGCCTGAGCGCCTGCGCCGTGCTGGGCATCTGGGCGCTGTCCGCGGTGCTGGCGCTGCCCGCCGCCCTGCACACCTACCACGTGGAGCTGCGGCCGCACGGCGTGCGCCTCTGCGAGGAGTTCTGGGGCGCCCAGGAGCGCCAGCGGCAGCTCTACGCCTGGGCGCTGCTGCTGGTCACCTACCTGCTGCCCCTGCTGGTCATCCTCCTGTCGTACGCGCGCGTGTCGGTGAAGCTGCGCAACCGCGTGGTGCCGGGCTGCGTGACCCAGAGCCAGGCCGACTGGCaccgcgcgcgccgccgccgcacCTTCTGCCTGCTGCTGCTCGTCGTGGTGGTGTTCGCCCTCTGCTGGCTGCCCCTGCACGTCTTCAACCTGCTGCGCGACCTGGACCCGCGCGCCATCGACCCCTACGCCTTCGGGCTGGTGCAGCTGCTCTGCCACTGGCTGGCCATGAGCTCCGCCTGCTACAACCCCTTCATCTACGCCTGGCTGCACGACAGCTTCCGCGAGGAGCTGCGCAAGCTCTGGCTCGCCTGGCCGCGCAAGATCGCCCCGCACGGCCAGAGCATGACCGTCAGCGTGGTCATCTGA